In Pochonia chlamydosporia 170 chromosome 3, whole genome shotgun sequence, the following are encoded in one genomic region:
- a CDS encoding C2H2 finger domain-containing protein (similar to Metarhizium acridum CQMa 102 XP_007809561.1) yields the protein MQHLSSSLLLTLATPNRLATAWNRKLPAVTRRAHTSAPSYDSDASYSPEDDDVEDELFDQNDAEHSELETEATDVEDLSLDDEDDCDDIDVDDQVQFFGGNLHPPEYYRHAVESFNEGAYETQDYSDGSLLLLDACEEQWRQYCKMLERDPQSCFESISESNALCLLYNFFDWSLNQKIGKDGRKKRGTKKSSSLGTYWKVFRLVHERATGIRLDPKLNRRMHKVLRDLAKKHGLSDEKRANRCMTIEDLKKQIETTISTTKKSFKLGELRILAVLFLLLLAPAGASPTSILRMRFGDIRLVLARDPEGGPHNILIRFTLAFTKTYLGVKDAKTHPVPENLYDPSLLLSPHVFLLGILFRHRAFRATSLTSPAQLANLDIHPQEQELPLPLRDELKETHIFRRAVKNLTGFELSQDKPISYQMVAQWIKRVGEVLGLEYPTIPYNLRYNAANEFDRSADISEALRNLAMGHANSTPFQRHYLGREIGADTWAILRRQKPQQALIMQACSVGHSISKRRPTDLTPEQLVSVNNDAVIKRLERDLRRHRQGSEKYIELRRELRNEKQRLKRQLKQKVRDEWTAEQAVDDIERQLRGVGFAQEAADTTVSPQRPAQRRLMEALTAPLGNTLEGQYRRRDSAISAIMAYCVVEEGQTIQRRTPSVESRSTFISEPPVRSPQHMALLSVFVKNEKERPRRCFICVGKALTLAPDDVAVEDLFMGFICVISTMLKLMGSYFDSVALSVIQSILII from the exons ATGCAGCATTTGTCTTCCTCTTTGCTGCTGACACTCGCCACGCCCAACCGACTTGCTACCGCCTGGAATCGGAAGCTTCCGGCCGTGACACGTCGAGCACACACTTCCGCTCCATCTTACGACTCAGACGCCTCGTACTCCCctgaggacgatgatgtcgaAGATGAACTGTTTGACCAGAATGATGCCGAACACTCAGAATTGGAAACAGAGGCGACGGATGTCGAAGATTTAAgccttgatgacgaggatgactGCGACGATATCGACGTCGATGATCAGGTTCAGTTCTTCGGAGGAAACCTTCATCCCCCGGAGTACTACCGACACGCTGTTGAGAGTTTCAACGAGGGCGCCTACGAAACTCAGGACTACAGTGACGGTAgcttgcttctccttgacgcCTGTGAGGAGCAATGGCGCCA ATACTGCAAAATGCTGGAGCGCGACCCTCAAAGCTGTTTTGAGTCTATCTCCGAGTCTAACGCCCTATGCCTCCTCTATAACTTTTTTGACTGGTCGCTCAATCAGAAAATCGGCAAGGACggaaggaagaagagaggaaCCAAGAAGAGCAGCTCCCTGGGCACGTACTGGAAAGTCTTCCGTCTCGTCCACGAGAGAGCCACGGGAATCAGGCTTGATCCGAAGCTGAATCGGCGTATGCACAAG GTGCTCCGAGATCTCGCCAAAAAACATGGCTTAAGCGACGAGAAACGTGCGAATCGTTGTATGACAATCGAAGACCTTAAAAAGCAAATCGAGACGACAATCAGCACAACTAAGAAGTCGTTCAAGCTAGGAGAGCTGCGCATTCTTGCTGTTCTatttctcctcctcctcgcaCCCGCTGGTGCAAGCCCTACGTCGATTTTGCGTATGCGGTTTGGAGATATCCGGCTCGTGCTGGCGAGGGACCCAGAAGGTGGGCCACACAATATTCTAATCAGATTCACACTGGCCTTCACGAAGACATATCTTGGGGTCAAAGACGC AAAAACTCACCCTGTCCCTGAGAACCTGTATGATCCTTCCTTGCTACTTAGTCCGCATGTCTTTTTACTCGGCATTTTGTTCCGCCATCGTGCGTTCCGTGCCACAAGCCTCACCTCTCCCGCACAACTGGCTAATCTCGACATTCACCCGCAAGAGCAAGAGTTGCCTCTGCCATTGAGAGATGAATTGAAAGAGACACACATATTTCGTCGGGCTGTGAAAAACCTGACTGGTTTTGAGTTGTCTCAGGATAAGCCCATCTCCTACCAGATGGTTGCACAGTGGATCAAAAGAGTCGGCGAAGTCTTAGGGTTAGAGTATCCCACTATTCCCTACAACCTACGCTATAACGCGGCAAATGAATTCGACCGGAGCG CCGATATAAGCGAGGCGCTGCGAAATCTTGCCATGGGTCATGCCAATTCGACACCATTCCAGCGTCACTACTTGGGCCGGGAAATTGGCGCAGATACATGGGCTATTCTCCGGCGACAAAAACCACAGCAAGCCTTAATTATGCAGGCCTGCAGTGTCGGTCACTCGATAAGCAAACGACGGCCCACGGATCTCACACCTGAACAATTAGTATCCGTGAACAATGACGCCGTAATTAAACGGCTAGAGCGTGACCTGCGACGCCATCGTCAGGGGTCGGAGAAGTACATCGAGCTGCGCCGTGAGTTGCGAAATGAGAAGCAAAGGCTGAAGAGACAACTGAAGCAGAAAGTTCGGGATGAATGGACCGCCGAACAGGCTGTCGACGACATCGAGCGGCAGTTGCGAGGTGTCGGTTTTGCTCAGGAGGCTGCGGACACAACTGTCTCTCCTCAGCGACCAGCTCAAAGAAGACTCATGGAGGCTCTCACTGCTCCCCTTGGCAATACACTCGAGGGTCAATATCGGCGAAGAGACAGCGCCATTAGCGCCATCATGGCTTATTGCGTGGTTGAGGAGGGGCAGACCATCCAGCGCCGTACACCGTCTGTCGAGTCCAGGTCGACCTTTATATCTGAACCACCAGTGAGAAGCCCTCAGCACATGGCTCTGTTGTCTGTCTTTGTCAAGAATGAGAAGGAGAGACCGAGAAGGTGCTTCATTTGTGTTGGCAAAGCACTCACCCTGGCTCCTGATGATGTGGCTGTGGAGGATCTC TTCATGGGATTCATCTGCGTCATCAGCACCATGTTGAAACTGATGGGGTCGTATTTTGACTCAGTTGCACTTTCTGTTATTCAATCCATTTTAATAATTTAG
- a CDS encoding ankyrin repeats (many copies) domain-containing protein encodes MGKEDEELMRLVLSNKRIPPNPRDCEWRTPLSRAAGGGQETAVKLLLSRQDVEADLKDGDGRTPLSHAAHGGHEAVVKLLLDRQDVEADSKDGDDRTPLSYAAGGGHERAVKLLLCRKDVEADSKDYEDRTPLSHAAERGHEAVVKLLNRG; translated from the coding sequence ATGGggaaagaagacgaggagtTGATGAGGCTTGTTCTGTCAAACAAGCGCATTCCGCCGAACCCCAGAGACTGCGAATGGCGGACGCCGCTATCCCGTGCGGCTGGCGGCGGACAAGAAACAGCTGTCAAGCTCCTGCTCTCCCGACAAGACGTCGAGGCAGACTTGAAGGACGGGGATGGTCGGACACCACTATCCCATGCGGCTCACGGCGGACATGAAGCGGTTGTCAAGCTCTTGCTGGACCGGCAGGACGTCGAAGCGGACTCGAAGGACGGGGATGACCGGACGCCACTATCCTATGCGGCTGGTGGCGGACACGAAAGAGCTGTCAAGCTCCTGCTATGCCGAAAAGACGTCGAGGCAGACTCGAAGGATTATGAAGATAGGACCCCCCTATCCCATGCAGCCGAGCGCGGACACGAAGCGGTTGTCAAGCTCCTGAACCGGGGGTAA
- a CDS encoding Ribonuclease H-like protein (similar to Metarhizium robertsii ARSEF 23 XP_007817788.1), which translates to MESESVISFFDSESIISESSTSRSRNTRGRTAVGTWSHARTAVRGETEFKGRNRLLYCRHCPQENAYSTSVTTNFRKHLESKHNIRVIEDLTPLQSSIFEGFEQLYQQAQDLGRTTEIEAQVFKSYLDQDKINKALAWLIVVRNLPYRIVESREFHLFISTLNPVAKDFLPFALSTIPKIIDQHFLSAKDVIRKKLQSAISKIHLSLDIWTSPNRLLLLGICAHFVDHAQEARSKALLALRPVANHSGEEQFVTLLPVLRDFGILRRIGSVVGDNSSTNDTLCRASSTCLREEEDIDWDPEVHRLRCLGHVINLAVQAFLFKDSLDLNQCELYDDSEGHAEIQKQRAKFRLLGPLGKLHNLVVNIRSSSGRTKEFKELAGRLIPLDNRTRWNSWYQMLQVATEQGIASALDSYTKNHFDDLSADFLLPEKWVRLRTIKDILQPFSRATLATQGDHATLDKCDRSKTDSSPYYAAALILHPSYRKTYIYANWKKKWHKPAFKQVKDLWLAYRDATDADALSHHLVDDEGDKDLDAFDRISRNLQNCTRPSSQDEYEDYISYDPYDITPMTALSWWLQEQQRKRWPRLSRMAIDILSMPAMSDEPERVFSGTRRTISWERA; encoded by the exons ATGGAGTCTGAAAGTGTGATATCCTTCTTCGATTCCGAATCAATTATATCGGAATCTTCAACCTCAAGGTCTCGCAATACGAGAGGCAGAACTGCAGTGGGGACTTGGAGCCATGCTCGTACGGCCGTGAGGGGAGAAACGGAGTTCAAAGGCCGGAATCGCCTTCTCTATTGCCGTCATTGCCCCCAGGAGAATGCCTACAGCACGTCGGTTACCACTAACTTTCGAAAACACCTCGAGAGCAAACACAATATCCGGGTTATAGAAGATTTGACCCCTCTTCAGTCGTCCATTTTTGAAGGGTTTGAACAGCTGTACCAGCAAGCGCAGGATCTGGGTCGCACAACCGAGATCGAGGCGCAGGTCTTCAAAAGTTACCTTGATCAAGACAAAATAAACAAGGCGTTGGCATGGCTGATCGTCGTACGAAACCTCCCTTACCGAATTGTCGAATCCCGTGAAttccatctcttcatttCTACCTTGAACCCAGTTGCAAAGGATTTCCTCCCCTTCGCCCTTTCAACCATACCGAAAATCATAGACCAGCATTTCCTGTCGGCAAAGGATGTCATACGAAAGAAGCTCCAGTCAGCAATATCTAAGATTCATCTTTCTCTTGATATTTGGACGTCTCCAAATCgactccttcttcttggaatATGTGCTCACTTTGTCGACCACGCACAAGAAGCGCGAAGCAAAgccctccttgcccttcGCCCAGTAGCAAACCACTCAGGTGAAGAACAATTCGTTACCCTTCTTCCGGTCTTGCGAGATTTTGGCATTTTGCGACGCATTGGTAGTGTTGTGGGAGATAATTCGAGTACGAACGACACCCTCTGTCGAGCGTCGAGCACATGTCTTagggaagaggaggacattGATTGGGATCCGGAAGTTCACCGCCTCCGATGTCTCGGCCATGTAATTAACTTGGCTGTCCAGGCTTTCCTGTTCAAAGATTCGCTAGACTTAAACCAATGTGAACTGTACGATGACAGCGAAGGGCATGCGGAAATCCAAAAGCAGCGGGCTAAGTTTCGACTCCTTGGCCCGTTGGGCAAACTGCACAACTTGGTTGTCAACATTCGGAGTTCGTCAGGACGTACCAAAGAGTTCAAGGAGCTTGCAGGGAGATTAATTCCCCTGGACAATCGTACGAGGTGGAATAGTTGGTATCAAATGCTGCAGGTTGCCACTGAACAAGGGATTGCGAGTGCCCTGGACTCCTACACGAAGAATCATTTCGATGACCTTTCCGCGGATTTTCTGTTGCCAGAAAAGTGGGTGAGGCTTCGCACAATTAAagacattcttcagccattctCACGAGCAACATTGGCCACACAAGGGGATCACGCCACGCTGGATAAA TGCGATAGATC CAAAACAGACAGTTCGCCTTATTATGCAGCCGCCTTGATCCTCCATCCAAGTTATCGCAAGACGTATATCTACGCgaactggaagaagaaatggCATAAACCTGCTTTTAAGCAGGTTAAGGACCTTTGGCTCGCATACCGAGATGCAACAGATGCCGATGCCCTTTCGCACCATCTagtggatgatgagggagACAAGGATCTCGATGCGTTTGATCGTATTTCTAGGAATCTGCAGAATTGTACTCGGCCATCAAGTCAAGATGAGTATGAAGATTACATTTCGTATGATCCGTACGACATTACGCCGATGACTGCTTTGTCATGGTGGCTTCAAgagcaacaaaggaaacGATGGCCACGGCTATCACGGATGGCAATAGATATTCTGTCAATGCCAGCTATGAGTGATGAGCCGGAGCGAGTATTCTCAGGCACTCGTCGCACTATCTCCTGGGAAAGGGCATAA
- a CDS encoding transposase (similar to Metarhizium robertsii ARSEF 23 XP_007816601.1) gives MSSTLLPNLHPSHRYGESPAEFDPEVHYGAGDDNALYNLFATWPDNFFSSLPKPHGNRGIDEPYWELGQSRISLEDCFRGSGTRRIFTPAIPDPDKFERRRLREQEKVTEGSKCSGTNAQFQSALEFAWEQAKTDSSLAAVLFKHCQRFGSRGICSEPSPSPSALPTSEMTLPSRVGEGHEESSGCSDTESSSQSQPVPIPNPPVPGLAAISIDTLQAQVNKFAKKTDLVLLDTMVPEVGCRRPDIYFSAIATSRRVGIRARDVRGIVKEKHPDTVYTKKDIYNARAILRCEKLNGLNPTAALIKLFDERNIPYVVKWSAAEPDRLLGLIWTFPYGLRMWKRYPEIMSFDNTYNTNRFKLPLFQVTGQTCLKSVYNAAFGLIDNERREGFQFLAEGVRQLMDRHEILSPDVIITDYDKQMKVALDNQYPGSQQQVCIHHINSNVLLNAKRRWKDKKEEDDDDGFSGSDNGQLQVALTSTDKAAVLDIGKHGGPLSAQANPMSPVSHNYRGVLELWKYVVFAEAKEDYEKAWVRLCEEFNDQQAILIYLYNAYLPIASQWAHCFIKKYRNFGVRVTSGTEASNNNVKSYLLNGTSHLYGLVEAIEGMLADQERDFIDNCSQDEVLTGRVYSGPGSEYLGELRIVALLLMRGTALSRLSLSVIAIGGGGGG, from the exons ATGTCCTCAACGTTGCTGCCCAAccttcatccaagccataGATATGGGGAATCGCCAGCTGAATTCGACCCCGAGGTCCATTACGGCGCTGGAGACGACAATGCGCTGTATAATCTTTTTGCAACTTGGCCAGATAACTTCTTTAGTAGCCTTCCCAAACCACACGGCAACCGCGGAATTGATGAACCCTATTGGGAATTGGGGCAGTCCCGAATCTCCTTGGAAGACTGTTTCCGAGGCTCCGGAACTCGACGAATATTTACGCCAGCGATTCCAGACCCAGACAAGTTTGAAAGACGACGTCTCCGAGAGCAAGAAAAGGTAACAGAAGGCAGCAAGTGTTCAGGAACCAATGCCCAATTTCAGTCTGCCTTGGAATTTGCCTGGGAGCAAGCAAAAACTGACTCCTCACTGGCTGCTGTGTTGTTTAAACACTGTCAAAGATTCGGTTCGCGAGGGATTTGTTCAGAACCGTCACCTTCACCATCGGCTTTGCCCACGTCCGAGATGACACTGCCAAGCCGTGTCGGGGAAGGGCACGAAGAATCTAGCGGCTGCTCTGATACGGAATCTagcagtcaaagtcaacctGTGCCTATCCCAAACCCACCAGTCCCCGGTCTTGCTGCCATATCGATCGATACTCTTCAAGCGCAAGTGAATAAGTTCGCAAAGAAAACGGATTTGGTGTTGTTAGACACAATGGTTCCGGAAGTCGGGTGCAGAAGACCCGATATCTATTTCAGTGCGATCG CGACAAGTCGACGTGTCGGGATACGAGCTCGCGACGTACGTGGCATAGTCAAAGAAAAACACCCCGACACAGTCTATACGAAGAAGGACATATACAACGCAAGGGCAATTTTGCGCTGCGAGAAGCTCAACGGTTTAAACCCAACAGCCGCCTTAATTAAGCTCTTCGATGAGAGAAACATACCGTACGTTGTCAAATGGTCAGCGGCAGAGCCTGAtcgtcttcttggtctgATATGGACCTTCCCATACGGTCTACGAATGTGGAAACGCTATCCGGAAATAATGAGCTTTGACAACACCTACAATACAAACCGTTTCAAATTACCTCTCTTTCAGGTCACGGGGCAGACCTGCCTCAAATCGGTCTATAATGCCGCTTTTGGCTTGATAGACAACGAGAGACGCGAAGGTTTCCAGTTCCTTGCTGAAGGAGTTAGACAACTGATGGACAGGCACGAGATTCTGTCGCCCGATGTGATTATTACGGACTATGATAAGCAGATGAAGGTGGCCCTTGATAACCAGTATCcaggcagccaacaacagGTTTGCATCCACCATATTAACTCGAACGTTCTTCTTAATGCCAAGCGAAGGTGGAAGGATAaaaaggaggaagacgacgatgatggatTCAGCGGCTCCGACAATGGCCAGTTGCAAGTAGCACTGACTTCGACGGATAAGGCAGCTGTTCTCGATATAGGGAAGCACGGTGGCCCCCTTTCTGCCCAGGCCAACCCGATGTCGCCTGTGTCACATAACTATCGAGGAGTCCTTGAATTGTGGAAGTATGTAGTCTTTGCAGAGGCCAAGGAAGATTACGAGAAGGCCTGGGTGCGCTTATGCGAAGAGTTCAATGACCAGCAGGCCATTCTGATATATCTTTACAATGCCTATCTGCCCATAGCTTCGCAATGGGCTcactgcttcatcaagaaaTACCGCAATTTCGGGGTTCGAGTGACTTCTGGCACGGAggcaagcaacaacaacgtCAAGAGCTACCTGCTGAATGGCACAAGTCACCTGTACGGGCTTGTTGAAGCGATAGAGGGCATGTTAGCTGATCAGGAGCGAGACTTCATCGATAACTGCTCACAGGACGAAGTGTTAACCGGAAGGGTGTACTCAGGACCTGGATCGGAATACCTGGGGGAGTTGCGTATT GtggctcttcttctcatgCGCGGCACCGCCCTCAGCAGGCTAAGTCTCAGtgtcattgccattggcggcggcggcggcggctga
- a CDS encoding ATP-dependent DNA helicase PIF1 (similar to Metarhizium robertsii ARSEF 23 XP_007817117.2) has product MPGALQNSRVMRGQGDESRSVEALKTVSRIWGVDKVQYYQWAYSGINFCNKLCAAARKVSDWEEAVVKLNMLLHRRSQQLGRRPIKYSVNPIESDDLINLRAWSHKDPYVKKNDRERISLVFSNLAARDLPAGFGFDKFGLMVRSGQQQSGGDQLSREEIESRSPWDGGDWVRDRTEGRLREGHGNLARLRTVRRIWGGDKVQYYQWAHRGEDFCKKLCTAARQVSDWDEAVVKLNRLIHRRAEQIGRRKVKQSVDPIDPDDLVNLKAWSHKDPYVKKKDREGIALSLSKLAVTDLPAGFGFDKFGLMVRTEERQLGSVEESGLGVGRCNRQNVVHTGGKQVRTDRNRRRTKVRRPRDGFASKAVARPGDLFRAFRRVRDGDEQATAQVNPGSREIRGSSLGVLGRLEVREGESARFHETETGVSFSFIAWLYSTGFVTNEDQGKINWAPNAAAQYSVVNKDKPNKFGEYPGFRIYPSTGSSIHLTVENSTRFPNQVNWATHQLYAVQRKDTEPVSAHPITPKLVDFNKFFDGESLDQEDIVLYFNLGMHHMPDTYDLPVTVFQGAQSGITLRPQNYQESDNSPSTRQQIHITNENDKVKVENYGAKKLSGSFDLQSANPTWFPLPESSGREN; this is encoded by the exons ATGCCAGGCGCGCTGCAGAACAGCCGAGTGATGAGAGGTCAGGGTGACGAATCTAGAAGTGTCGAGGCCCTGAAGACGGTGAGCCGTATCTGGGGCGTAGACAAGGTTCAGTATTACCAGTGGGCGTATAGTGGGATCAATTTCTGCAACAAACTCTGCGCAGCGGCTCGCAAGGTGAGCGATTGGGAAGAAGCTGTAGTGAAGTTAAACATGTTGCTTCACAGACGATCCCAGCAGCTTGGACGACGGCCAATTAAGTACTCGGTCAACCCTATCGAATCGGATGATTTGATAAACTTAAGGGCCTGGTCTCATAAGGATCCATACGTCAAGAAAAATGACCGTGAGAGAATCAGTCTAGTTTTCAGCAATCTGGCTGCCAGAGACTTGCCGGCCGGGTTTGGTTTCGATAAATTCGGGCTGATGGTACGAAGTGGACAGCAACAGTCAGGCGGCGATCAGCTTTCGCGGGAGGAGATAGAAAGCCGGAGTCCTTGGGATGGCGGTGACTGGGTTCGAGACCGCACTGAAGGGCGCCTGCGGGAAGGACACGGGAATCTGGCGCGTTTGAGGACGGTGAGGCGCATCTGGGGCGGAGACAAGGTTCAATATTACCAGTGGGCGCATAGGGGAGAAGATTTCTGCAAAAAACTCTGCACAGCGGCCCGTCAGGTGAGCGACTGGGATGAAGCTGTAGTGAAGTTGAACAGGTTGATTCACAGACGAGCTGAGCAAATTGGGCGACGCAAAGTCAAGCAATCGGTCGACCCTATTGATCCGGATGATTTAGTAAATCTGAAAGCTTGGTCTCATAAAGATCCATatgtcaagaagaaggatcgCGAAGGAATCGCGCTGTCTCTCAGCAAGTTGGCTGTCACAGATCTGCCAGCCGGTTTTGGCTTCGACAAGTTCGGGCTGATGGTACGAACGGAAGAGCGACAACTAGGAAGCGTTGAAGAGAGTGGTTTAGGTGTGGGGCGCTGCAATCGGCAGAATGTGGTACATACGGGTGGCAAACAAGTCAGGACGGACAGGAACCGCCGGCGGACCAAGGTCAGAAGGCCGAGAGACGGCTTCGCAAGCAAAGCCGTTGCTAGGCCGGGGGACCTATTTCGGGCGTTCAGGCGCGTGCGCGACGGGGACGAACAGGCCACGGCGCAGGTAAATCCGGGCTCGAGAGAAATTCGTGGGTCTTCGTTGGGGGTTTTGGGACGCTTGGAAGTGCGCGAGGGAGAGA GCGCCCGGTTTcatgaaactgaaactggggtgagtttcagtttcatagCGTGGCTATACAGCACTGGCTTCGTCACCAACGAGGATCAGGGCAAGATCAACTGGGCTCCGAATGCAGCCGCGCAGTACTCCGTTGTGAACAAGGATAAGCCAAACAAGTTTGGCGAGTATCCCGGTTTCCGCATCTACCCTTCAACTGGCTCAAGCATCCATCTTACGGTTGAGAATTCGACCCGGTTCCCGAACCAAGTCAACTGGGCGACACACCAGCTGTATGCAGTCCAGCGCAAAGACACGGAGCCAGTTTCTGCGCACCCTATTACACCTAAGCTTGTTGACTTCAACAAGTTCTTCGACGGCGAGTCTCTCGACCAGGAGGACATTGTGCTGTACTTCAACCTGGGCATGCACCACATGCCTGACACGTATGACCTGCCTGTTACGGTCTTCCAGGGTGCACAGTCTGGAATCACGCTTCGCCCACAGAACTATCAGGAAAGCGACAATTCGCCCTCCACGAGGCAGCAGATTCATATCACGAACGAGAATGACAAGGTAAAGGTTGAGAATTATGGCGCGAAGAAGCTCTCGGGTTCCTTTGATCTGCAGTCAGCTAATCCTACTTGGTTCCCCTTGCCTGAGTCATCCGGGAGGGAAAATTAA